Proteins found in one Polyangia bacterium genomic segment:
- a CDS encoding L-type lectin-domain containing protein, with protein MLRLNKGIFSACRFASALLLAAALLPGTARAASDVCYAGGPILANFKLNGNAHLDGTSIVITDPVGNESGSVMYQTQLSGAANFHIKMQVQITTPANTDAPADGMAFVMHNAVAGTGALGIVGEGIGYGGIAPSVVVEFDTFRNLPWDPAGPHIAITRAGEYRHNNATNAGLPAPVLFSSLSPAVNPVAGTPFFIWIDYTAAATRLDVFVSATDSKPAAAALSTAIINLAAVLGANFFVGFTGSTGGEWSKHEFLQLYATDNGTQANSGCCNVDADCAASAAGPICDPNKKVCGTCSFNNTTGCPTGDKACNLSTGHAVCTVPCDGSFGAGTPAACPSAIFPFCRTSGVGAGSCAACSGDAGTAGSAACPPGAPFCSNTGYCGLCTSNADCTSVGATHAGGFCSSTGVCVTNCAVDADCGPGNACVAGKCVAKAANPLPIPGGTCSAPLAVRYCVSAVCSPSNKTCGFVDGLGPCTTANAATVCQSAVCSQGNVCIPASSGACYVDADCAAGFFCDRNTLMCQAKLANGQPIASGDGLHDGMCTMPNAVAICASGLCNATTKTCGGLNGVTCTGNGDCEFNVCAANHICGAVNGTPGCTPTTAASFCQSGTCSNGICVPGGVGSCLADSDCDSTHFCKRDIFLCTPRLLSGEPIPSDGLHDGTCTDANATATCSSGFCNKTTNTCGDVIRTACTNAKSCADNICDTNMKCGYANGNGPCTATNAVDVCQSSVCGPQSKVCIPSDAGGCGTDADCASTSYCDGTLLHCTPKLAAGTSLPMDMVHAMCTAGANAACVSGLCNTTTKTCGGPNGTACVTANQCVVNICGNNMKCGLNDGQSGCTTATATLCQSGMCNASAGVCGAQGCTKDSDCPATSFCRGDAGLCQIKLANGQAIPSDGIHDGACTVAEGVAVCMSGLCNVANSQCAAPLGGACTMAGNCADNICGGNMKCGRDAGEGPCDLPSQVIVCQSGVCNAATMRCQPTGAGGCTSDADCAATQFCQRKMLMCLPKLNPGDSIPNDGLHDGTCAAAPAVCASAMCNQVLTVCGSPNGDGCTGATTCASNICFDDSLCGKPDGLSCATIADCRSASCTDGVCGPGPATHSLGGSGGCGFGGGQPNQRSGVSFTLTALLVGLVARLRQRRG; from the coding sequence ATGCTTCGACTTAACAAAGGCATCTTCTCTGCCTGCAGGTTTGCCTCCGCCCTGCTGCTCGCCGCCGCGCTTTTGCCCGGGACCGCCCGCGCAGCCAGCGACGTCTGTTACGCCGGCGGACCGATCCTGGCCAACTTCAAGCTTAACGGGAACGCCCACCTGGACGGAACCAGCATCGTCATCACCGATCCGGTCGGGAACGAGAGCGGGTCGGTGATGTACCAGACCCAGCTTTCTGGCGCGGCGAACTTTCACATCAAGATGCAGGTGCAGATCACCACGCCGGCCAACACCGACGCACCCGCCGACGGCATGGCCTTCGTCATGCACAACGCTGTCGCCGGGACCGGCGCCCTCGGGATCGTGGGCGAAGGCATCGGCTATGGCGGCATCGCGCCGTCGGTGGTGGTCGAGTTCGACACCTTCCGCAACCTGCCCTGGGATCCGGCCGGCCCGCACATCGCCATCACCCGCGCCGGCGAATACCGCCACAACAACGCCACCAACGCCGGACTGCCGGCGCCGGTGCTGTTCTCGTCGTTGAGCCCGGCGGTGAACCCGGTCGCCGGCACGCCGTTCTTCATCTGGATCGACTACACGGCGGCGGCCACCCGCCTGGACGTGTTCGTCTCGGCCACCGACAGCAAGCCGGCCGCCGCCGCCCTGTCCACCGCGATCATCAATCTGGCCGCGGTGCTGGGCGCGAACTTCTTCGTCGGCTTCACCGGATCGACCGGCGGCGAGTGGTCCAAGCACGAATTCCTCCAGCTTTACGCCACCGACAACGGTACGCAGGCCAACTCGGGCTGCTGCAATGTCGACGCGGACTGCGCTGCTTCGGCGGCGGGACCGATCTGCGATCCCAACAAGAAGGTGTGCGGCACCTGCAGCTTCAACAACACCACCGGCTGTCCCACCGGCGACAAGGCCTGCAACCTCAGCACGGGCCACGCGGTCTGCACGGTGCCGTGCGACGGCAGCTTCGGCGCCGGCACGCCCGCCGCCTGCCCGTCGGCGATCTTCCCGTTCTGTCGCACCAGCGGCGTGGGCGCCGGATCGTGCGCGGCTTGCTCGGGCGACGCCGGGACCGCTGGCTCCGCCGCCTGCCCGCCGGGCGCGCCCTTCTGTTCGAACACCGGGTACTGCGGCCTTTGCACCAGCAACGCCGACTGCACCAGCGTCGGCGCCACCCACGCGGGCGGCTTTTGCAGCTCGACCGGCGTGTGCGTGACCAACTGCGCGGTCGACGCCGACTGCGGGCCGGGCAACGCCTGCGTGGCCGGCAAGTGCGTGGCCAAAGCGGCCAACCCGCTGCCGATCCCGGGCGGGACCTGCTCGGCGCCGCTGGCGGTGCGCTATTGCGTGTCGGCGGTGTGTAGCCCGTCGAACAAAACCTGCGGCTTCGTCGACGGCCTGGGCCCGTGCACCACGGCCAACGCGGCGACGGTGTGCCAGTCAGCGGTGTGCAGCCAGGGCAACGTCTGCATCCCGGCCAGCAGCGGCGCCTGCTATGTCGACGCCGACTGCGCGGCGGGGTTCTTCTGCGATCGCAACACGCTGATGTGCCAGGCCAAGCTGGCCAACGGCCAACCGATCGCCAGCGGCGACGGCCTGCACGACGGCATGTGCACCATGCCGAACGCGGTGGCGATCTGCGCCTCCGGCCTGTGCAATGCCACCACCAAGACCTGCGGCGGCCTGAACGGCGTGACCTGCACCGGCAACGGCGATTGCGAATTCAACGTCTGCGCCGCCAACCACATCTGCGGCGCCGTCAACGGCACGCCTGGCTGCACCCCCACCACCGCCGCTTCGTTCTGTCAGTCGGGCACCTGCAGCAACGGCATCTGCGTTCCAGGCGGCGTCGGCAGTTGTCTGGCGGACAGCGATTGCGACAGCACCCACTTCTGCAAGCGCGACATCTTTCTGTGCACGCCGAGGCTTCTATCCGGCGAGCCGATCCCCAGCGACGGTCTGCACGACGGCACCTGCACCGACGCCAACGCCACCGCCACCTGCAGCAGCGGGTTCTGCAACAAGACCACCAACACCTGCGGCGACGTGATCCGGACGGCGTGCACCAACGCCAAGAGCTGCGCCGACAACATCTGCGACACCAACATGAAGTGCGGGTACGCCAACGGCAACGGCCCGTGCACCGCCACCAATGCTGTCGACGTCTGTCAAAGCAGCGTGTGCGGCCCGCAGAGCAAGGTCTGTATCCCGTCGGACGCCGGCGGCTGCGGCACCGACGCCGACTGTGCCTCGACTTCGTACTGCGACGGCACGTTGCTTCACTGCACCCCCAAGCTGGCGGCGGGGACGTCGCTGCCGATGGACATGGTTCACGCCATGTGCACGGCGGGCGCGAACGCCGCCTGCGTTTCGGGGCTGTGCAACACCACCACCAAGACCTGCGGCGGGCCCAACGGCACCGCTTGCGTCACGGCGAACCAGTGCGTGGTGAACATCTGCGGCAACAACATGAAGTGCGGTCTCAACGACGGACAGTCGGGTTGCACCACCGCGACGGCGACGCTGTGCCAGTCGGGCATGTGCAACGCCAGCGCCGGCGTGTGCGGCGCGCAAGGCTGCACCAAGGACAGTGACTGCCCGGCGACGTCGTTCTGCCGGGGCGACGCCGGGCTTTGCCAGATCAAGCTGGCCAACGGCCAGGCCATCCCCAGCGACGGCATCCATGACGGCGCCTGCACCGTCGCCGAGGGCGTGGCGGTCTGCATGAGCGGCCTGTGCAACGTCGCCAACAGCCAGTGCGCGGCCCCGCTCGGCGGCGCTTGCACCATGGCAGGCAACTGCGCCGACAACATCTGCGGCGGCAACATGAAGTGCGGCCGCGACGCCGGCGAAGGCCCCTGCGATTTGCCGAGCCAGGTCATCGTTTGCCAAAGCGGCGTGTGCAACGCCGCCACCATGCGGTGCCAGCCGACCGGCGCCGGCGGCTGCACCAGCGACGCGGACTGCGCCGCCACCCAGTTCTGCCAGCGCAAGATGCTGATGTGCCTGCCCAAGCTGAACCCCGGCGACAGCATCCCCAACGACGGTCTGCACGACGGCACCTGCGCCGCAGCGCCGGCCGTGTGCGCCTCGGCGATGTGCAACCAGGTTTTGACGGTGTGCGGTTCGCCGAACGGCGACGGCTGCACCGGCGCCACCACCTGCGCCAGCAACATCTGCTTCGACGACAGCCTGTGCGGCAAGCCCGACGGCCTGTCGTGCGCCACCATCGCCGACTGCCGTTCGGCCAGCTGCACTGACGGCGTCTGCGGGCCCGGCCCGGCCACGCACAGCCTCGGCGGCAGTGGCGGCTGCGGGTTCGGCGGCGGTCAGCCAAACCAGCGCTCGGGCGTGTCCTTTACCTTGACCGCGTTGCTGGTGGGGCTGGTGGCGCGTCTCCGCCAGCGTCGCGGCTGA